The proteins below are encoded in one region of Saccopteryx leptura isolate mSacLep1 chromosome 1, mSacLep1_pri_phased_curated, whole genome shotgun sequence:
- the ING4 gene encoding inhibitor of growth protein 4 isoform X2 has product MAAGMYLEHYLDSIENLPFELQRNFQLMRDLDQRTEDLKAEIDKLATEYMSSARSLSSEEKLALLKQIQEAYGKCKEFGDDKVQLAMQTYEMVDKHIRRLDTDLARFEADLKEKQIESSDYDSSSSKGKKSRTQKEKKAARARSKGKNSDEEAPKAAQKKLKLVRTSPEYGMPSVTFGSVHPSDVLDMPVDPNEPTYCLCHQVSYGEMIGCDNPDCSIEWFHFACVGLTTKPRGKWFCPRCSQERKKK; this is encoded by the exons ATGGCTGCGGGGATGTATTTGGAACATTATCTGGACA gTATTGAAAACCTCCCCTTTGAACTGCAGAGAAACTTTCAGCTCATGAGGGACCTGGACCAAAGAACAGAGG ACCTGAAGGCTGAAATTGACAAGTTGGCCACTGAGTATATGAGTAGTGCCCGCAGCCTGAGCTCCGAGGAAAAATTGGCCCTTCTCAAACAGATCCAGGAAGCCTATGGCAAGTGCAAGGAATTTGGTGACGACAAGGTGCAGCTTGCCATGCAGACCTATGAAATG GTAGACAAACACATCCGACGACTGGACACAGACCTGGCCCGTTTTGAGGCTGATTTGAAGGAGAAACAGATTGAGTCAAGTGACTATGACAGCTCTTCCAGCAAAGGCAAAAAGA GCCGGactcaaaaggagaaaaaagctgCCCGTGCTCGTTCCAAAGGGAAAAACTCAGATGAAGAAGCCCCCAAGGCTGCCCAGAAGAAGTTAAAACTTGTGCGCAC AAGTCCTGAGTATGGGATGCCCTCAGTGACCTTTGGCAGTGTCCACCCCTCTGATGTGTTGGATATGCCTGTGGATCCCAACGAACCCACCTATTGCCTTTGTCACCAGGTCTCCTATGGAGAGATGATTGGCTGTGACAACCCTGAT TGTTCCATTGAGTGGTTCCACTTTGCCTGTGTGGGGCTGACAACCAAGCCTCGGGGGAAATG gtttTGCCCACGCTGCTCCCAAGAAcggaagaagaaatag
- the ING4 gene encoding inhibitor of growth protein 4 isoform X3: MAAGMYLEHYLDSIENLPFELQRNFQLMRDLDQRTEDLKAEIDKLATEYMSSARSLSSEEKLALLKQIQEAYGKCKEFGDDKVQLAMQTYEMVDKHIRRLDTDLARFEADLKEKQIESSDYDSSSSKEGRTQKEKKAARARSKGKNSDEEAPKAAQKKLKLVRTSPEYGMPSVTFGSVHPSDVLDMPVDPNEPTYCLCHQVSYGEMIGCDNPDCSIEWFHFACVGLTTKPRGKWFCPRCSQERKKK; the protein is encoded by the exons ATGGCTGCGGGGATGTATTTGGAACATTATCTGGACA gTATTGAAAACCTCCCCTTTGAACTGCAGAGAAACTTTCAGCTCATGAGGGACCTGGACCAAAGAACAGAGG ACCTGAAGGCTGAAATTGACAAGTTGGCCACTGAGTATATGAGTAGTGCCCGCAGCCTGAGCTCCGAGGAAAAATTGGCCCTTCTCAAACAGATCCAGGAAGCCTATGGCAAGTGCAAGGAATTTGGTGACGACAAGGTGCAGCTTGCCATGCAGACCTATGAAATG GTAGACAAACACATCCGACGACTGGACACAGACCTGGCCCGTTTTGAGGCTGATTTGAAGGAGAAACAGATTGAGTCAAGTGACTATGACAGCTCTTCCAGCAAAG AAGGCCGGactcaaaaggagaaaaaagctgCCCGTGCTCGTTCCAAAGGGAAAAACTCAGATGAAGAAGCCCCCAAGGCTGCCCAGAAGAAGTTAAAACTTGTGCGCAC AAGTCCTGAGTATGGGATGCCCTCAGTGACCTTTGGCAGTGTCCACCCCTCTGATGTGTTGGATATGCCTGTGGATCCCAACGAACCCACCTATTGCCTTTGTCACCAGGTCTCCTATGGAGAGATGATTGGCTGTGACAACCCTGAT TGTTCCATTGAGTGGTTCCACTTTGCCTGTGTGGGGCTGACAACCAAGCCTCGGGGGAAATG gtttTGCCCACGCTGCTCCCAAGAAcggaagaagaaatag
- the ACRBP gene encoding acrosin-binding protein, whose translation MRKLAAGFLFSLLKVLLLPSSAAPDQDSASASTPGSPLSPTEYESFFSLLTPTWKAETTCRLRATHGCRNPTLVQLDQYENHGLVPDGAVCSDLPYASWFESFCQFTQYRCSNHIYYAKRVRCSQPVSILSSNAIKELDYSTEVLPTAMTSPVSSPNTVTATEQQPFQPWPDLLNNNVEELLQASLSLGGPEQVSDHKQDQGHEHEPEQEQEHKQEEGQEQEEQEGEEEEEEEEGQQEEGQGTEEGLYSMSGLQTDSDPKLQADLSSAPFSFTARVREVESTPLMTENIQELIHSTQEMDEMSDTYDEGSFWRSQSSSSLLQLPHVEALLVMCYSIVENTCIMTPTARAWRHLEDEILGFGKTVCDSLGRHHMAICPLCDFCSLKLEQCHSEANLQRQQCDSSHKTPFMSPLLSAQSMSIGIQMGTIKSGRYYGLDFYGGLRMDFWCVRLATKGCEDNRVAAWLQAEFLGFQDGDFPTKICDTDYVQYPNYCAFKSQQCLMRNRDRKVSRMRCMQNETYTILSPAQSEDLVLRWSQEFSTLTLGQTG comes from the exons ATGAGGAAGCTCGCTGCTGGCTTCCTTTTCTCGCTCCTAAAGG TGCTGCTCTTGCCTTCGTCAGCTGCCCCAGACCAGGATTCAGCTTCGGCCTCCACTCCCGGcagccctctctcccccaccGAATATGAAAGCTTCTTCTCACTTCTGACCCCTACCTGGAAGGCAGAGACTACTTGCCGTCTCCGTGcgacccatggctgcaggaaccCCACCCTTGTCCAGCTGGACCAATATGAGAATCACGGCTTGGTGCCCGATG GTGCTGTTTGCTCCGATCTCCCTTATGCATCCTGGTTTGAGTCCTTCTGCCAGTTTACTCAGTACCGTTGCTCCAACCACATCTACTATGCCAAG AGGGTCCGATGCTCCCAGCCAGTCTCAATTCTCTCATCTAACGCTATCAAGGAGCTAGACTATTCCACTGAAGTCCTACCCACCGCAATGACCTCTCCTGTGTCATCCCCCAACACAG TGACAGCCACAGAACAACAACCCTTCCAACCCTGGCCTGATCTGCTAAACAACAATGTGGAGGAGCTGCTGCAAGCCTCCTTGTCCCTGGGAGGCCCAGAGCAAGTGTCAGATCACAAGCAGGATCAAGGGCATGAGCACGAACCGGAGCAAGAACAAGAACATAAAcaggaggaagggcaggagcaagaggaacaggagggggaggaggaggaggaggaggaggaggggcagcaggAGGAAGGACAGGGAACAGAGGAGGGACTGTATAGCATGTCTGGGCTTCAGACAGACTCAGACCCCAAGCTCCAGGCTGATTTATCTTCTGCCCCATTCTCCTTCACTGCCCGGGTGCGGGAAGTGGAGTCCACACCTCTGATGACGGAGAACATCCAGGAACTCATTCACTCTACCCAGGAAATGGATGAAATGAGTGATACATATGATGAAGGCTCTTTTTGGAGAAGCCAAAGTTCCAGCAG CCTCTTACAGCTGCCCCACGTGGAGGCCTTACTGGTGATGTGCTACTCCATTGTAGAGAACACCTGCATCATGACCCCCACAGCCAGGGCCTGGCGGCACTTGGAGGATGAGATCCTTGGTTTCGGGAAGACA GTCTGTGACAGCCTCGGGCGGCACCACATGGCCATCTGTCCCCTCTGTGACTTCTGCTCCCTGAAGCTGGAGCAGTGCCACTCGGAGGCCAACCTGCAGCGGCAGCAGTGTGACAGCTCCCACAAAACACCCTTCATGAGCCCCTTGCTCTCAGCCCAAAGCATGTCCATTGGAATCCAG ATGGGAACCATAAAATCAGGCCGCTATTATGGGCTGGATTTTTATGGCGGTCTCCGCATGGACTTCTGGTGTGTCCGGCTAGCCACAAAGGGCTGTGAAGATAATCGAGTCGCTGCTTGGCTCCAGGCTGAGTTCCTTGGTTTCCAGGATGGGGATTTCCCCACCAAG ATCTGTGACACAGACTATGTGCAGTATCCAAACTACTGCGCCTTCAAAAGCCAACAGTGTCTAATGAGAAACCGGGATCGGAAG GTGTCCCGTATGCGATGCATGCAGAACGAGACTTACACTATATTGTCCCCAGCCCAAAGCGAGGACCTTGTGCTTCGATGGAGCCAGGAGTTTAGCACCTTGACTCTAGGCCAAACTGGATGA
- the ING4 gene encoding inhibitor of growth protein 4 isoform X1 yields MAAGMYLEHYLDSIENLPFELQRNFQLMRDLDQRTEDLKAEIDKLATEYMSSARSLSSEEKLALLKQIQEAYGKCKEFGDDKVQLAMQTYEMVDKHIRRLDTDLARFEADLKEKQIESSDYDSSSSKGKKKGRTQKEKKAARARSKGKNSDEEAPKAAQKKLKLVRTSPEYGMPSVTFGSVHPSDVLDMPVDPNEPTYCLCHQVSYGEMIGCDNPDCSIEWFHFACVGLTTKPRGKWFCPRCSQERKKK; encoded by the exons ATGGCTGCGGGGATGTATTTGGAACATTATCTGGACA gTATTGAAAACCTCCCCTTTGAACTGCAGAGAAACTTTCAGCTCATGAGGGACCTGGACCAAAGAACAGAGG ACCTGAAGGCTGAAATTGACAAGTTGGCCACTGAGTATATGAGTAGTGCCCGCAGCCTGAGCTCCGAGGAAAAATTGGCCCTTCTCAAACAGATCCAGGAAGCCTATGGCAAGTGCAAGGAATTTGGTGACGACAAGGTGCAGCTTGCCATGCAGACCTATGAAATG GTAGACAAACACATCCGACGACTGGACACAGACCTGGCCCGTTTTGAGGCTGATTTGAAGGAGAAACAGATTGAGTCAAGTGACTATGACAGCTCTTCCAGCAAAGGCAAAAAGA AAGGCCGGactcaaaaggagaaaaaagctgCCCGTGCTCGTTCCAAAGGGAAAAACTCAGATGAAGAAGCCCCCAAGGCTGCCCAGAAGAAGTTAAAACTTGTGCGCAC AAGTCCTGAGTATGGGATGCCCTCAGTGACCTTTGGCAGTGTCCACCCCTCTGATGTGTTGGATATGCCTGTGGATCCCAACGAACCCACCTATTGCCTTTGTCACCAGGTCTCCTATGGAGAGATGATTGGCTGTGACAACCCTGAT TGTTCCATTGAGTGGTTCCACTTTGCCTGTGTGGGGCTGACAACCAAGCCTCGGGGGAAATG gtttTGCCCACGCTGCTCCCAAGAAcggaagaagaaatag
- the ING4 gene encoding inhibitor of growth protein 4 isoform X4 produces the protein MAAGMYLEHYLDSIENLPFELQRNFQLMRDLDQRTEDLKAEIDKLATEYMSSARSLSSEEKLALLKQIQEAYGKCKEFGDDKVQLAMQTYEMVDKHIRRLDTDLARFEADLKEKQIESSDYDSSSSKGRTQKEKKAARARSKGKNSDEEAPKAAQKKLKLVRTSPEYGMPSVTFGSVHPSDVLDMPVDPNEPTYCLCHQVSYGEMIGCDNPDCSIEWFHFACVGLTTKPRGKWFCPRCSQERKKK, from the exons ATGGCTGCGGGGATGTATTTGGAACATTATCTGGACA gTATTGAAAACCTCCCCTTTGAACTGCAGAGAAACTTTCAGCTCATGAGGGACCTGGACCAAAGAACAGAGG ACCTGAAGGCTGAAATTGACAAGTTGGCCACTGAGTATATGAGTAGTGCCCGCAGCCTGAGCTCCGAGGAAAAATTGGCCCTTCTCAAACAGATCCAGGAAGCCTATGGCAAGTGCAAGGAATTTGGTGACGACAAGGTGCAGCTTGCCATGCAGACCTATGAAATG GTAGACAAACACATCCGACGACTGGACACAGACCTGGCCCGTTTTGAGGCTGATTTGAAGGAGAAACAGATTGAGTCAAGTGACTATGACAGCTCTTCCAGCAAAG GCCGGactcaaaaggagaaaaaagctgCCCGTGCTCGTTCCAAAGGGAAAAACTCAGATGAAGAAGCCCCCAAGGCTGCCCAGAAGAAGTTAAAACTTGTGCGCAC AAGTCCTGAGTATGGGATGCCCTCAGTGACCTTTGGCAGTGTCCACCCCTCTGATGTGTTGGATATGCCTGTGGATCCCAACGAACCCACCTATTGCCTTTGTCACCAGGTCTCCTATGGAGAGATGATTGGCTGTGACAACCCTGAT TGTTCCATTGAGTGGTTCCACTTTGCCTGTGTGGGGCTGACAACCAAGCCTCGGGGGAAATG gtttTGCCCACGCTGCTCCCAAGAAcggaagaagaaatag